In a single window of the Cumulibacter soli genome:
- the nadB gene encoding L-aspartate oxidase, with the protein MTPPPVVIIGSGAAGLSAALMLAGRRAVTLITKGEIGDGATAWAQGGLAAVSAANDSYAAHVADTLVAGAGLCEEDIVSQLVSAAPEAIARLVGLGATFDRTADGSFDLGLEGGHSARRIVHAGGDASGAEVARTLAAAVRRVADDGQIAILEHTWAVDAILDARGAVAGVRVMDRAGRTDDLAASALVLATGGIGQLWQATTNPGTATGDGLALAARAGAVLRDVEFVQFHPTLLAVPTHVGDRGVLVTEALRGEGAVLVDDEGRRVMVGVHPLADLAPRDVVSAAMHEHLQRYGGSYLYLDGTAIDEQTWQRHFPTVLQLCRERGVDPVTEPIPVRPGAHYHCGGVSADLTGRTSVEGLFAIGEVACTGVQGANRLASNSVTEALVAGHACGQALCADRPQMTGPLTDVRVPASGVRASARERIVAAMSEYAAVSRNAAGLATLEGILAAIQRVTPADPAALEAGNLLLVAELIAAAAVRREESRGCHRRSDYPQSDPAWQQHIDLRLATETGRITVMTHAVEAA; encoded by the coding sequence ATGACCCCACCGCCGGTGGTGATCATCGGCAGCGGGGCCGCCGGGCTGAGCGCCGCATTGATGCTGGCCGGACGCCGCGCGGTCACGCTGATCACCAAAGGCGAAATTGGTGACGGAGCGACCGCGTGGGCGCAGGGCGGTCTCGCTGCGGTCAGCGCCGCAAATGATTCGTACGCCGCACACGTAGCCGACACTCTGGTTGCCGGTGCTGGGCTATGCGAAGAAGACATCGTCTCGCAGCTCGTTTCCGCCGCCCCAGAAGCGATCGCGCGGCTCGTCGGATTGGGCGCCACCTTTGATCGCACCGCCGATGGCAGTTTCGATCTCGGGCTGGAAGGCGGGCACAGCGCGCGCCGCATCGTGCACGCTGGCGGTGACGCGAGCGGCGCGGAGGTCGCGCGAACGTTAGCAGCCGCAGTACGACGCGTCGCCGATGACGGTCAGATTGCGATTCTCGAACACACCTGGGCCGTCGACGCGATCCTGGATGCGCGCGGCGCGGTCGCCGGTGTGCGAGTGATGGATCGCGCAGGGCGGACCGATGACCTGGCGGCCAGTGCGCTCGTACTCGCCACCGGCGGGATCGGCCAGTTATGGCAGGCGACCACGAATCCGGGTACCGCGACAGGTGATGGGCTCGCACTCGCTGCGCGCGCCGGTGCCGTGCTGCGCGACGTCGAGTTCGTGCAGTTCCATCCGACCCTGCTCGCCGTGCCCACTCATGTCGGGGACCGTGGCGTATTGGTGACCGAAGCGCTGCGCGGGGAAGGTGCGGTCCTCGTCGACGACGAAGGCCGCCGGGTCATGGTCGGCGTACACCCGCTCGCAGACCTCGCTCCCCGGGACGTGGTGTCGGCGGCAATGCACGAACATCTGCAGCGATACGGCGGATCGTATCTATATCTGGACGGCACGGCGATCGACGAGCAGACCTGGCAGCGGCACTTCCCGACAGTGCTGCAGTTGTGCCGTGAACGCGGGGTCGATCCTGTCACCGAACCGATTCCGGTTCGTCCGGGTGCGCACTACCACTGCGGCGGCGTCTCGGCGGATCTCACCGGGCGCACCAGCGTTGAGGGTTTGTTTGCGATCGGCGAGGTTGCGTGCACCGGGGTACAAGGCGCGAACCGGTTAGCGTCGAACTCGGTGACTGAAGCGCTGGTCGCCGGGCACGCCTGCGGGCAGGCCCTTTGCGCCGACCGCCCGCAGATGACGGGTCCTCTGACAGACGTCCGAGTGCCCGCGAGCGGCGTGCGTGCATCGGCCCGAGAGCGGATCGTTGCGGCGATGAGCGAGTACGCCGCGGTGAGTCGTAACGCGGCCGGACTGGCGACGCTGGAGGGGATTCTGGCCGCAATCCAGCGAGTCACCCCGGCAGATCCTGCGGCGCTGGAAGCCGGAAACTTGTTGCTGGTTGCCGAACTGATCGCCGCGGCCGCCGTACGGCGCGAAGAGAGCCGCGGCTGTCACCGCCGTAGTGATTACCCGCAGAGCGATCCGGCGTGGCAGCAGCACATCGACCTGCGTCTCGCTACGGAAACCGGACGCATTACCGTCATGACGCACGCAGTGGAGGCAGCATGA